A DNA window from Camelina sativa cultivar DH55 chromosome 17, Cs, whole genome shotgun sequence contains the following coding sequences:
- the LOC104756327 gene encoding auxin-induced protein 15A-like, with protein MPIINRSKLTQTTMIKQILKRCASLGKKQSSEYNEENEHDGDSLPQDVPKGHFVVYVGGNRVRYVLPISFLTRAEFQLLLQQAEEEFGFDHNMGLTIPCEEVAFKSLITSMLQSTYI; from the coding sequence ATGCCGATTATAAACCGGAGCAAGCTGACACAAACGACTATGATAAAGCAAATCTTGAAGAGATGTGCGAGTTTGGGGAAAAAACAGAGCAGTGAGTATAACGAAGAAAATGAACATGATGGAGACTCTCTTCCTCAGGATGTTCCCAAAGGTCACTTCGTTGTCTACGTAGGAGGGAATCGGGTCAGGTACGTCTTACCCATTTCGTTTTTGACCCGAGCCGAGTTTCAGCTTCTTCTACAACAAGCTGAGGAAGAGTTTGGTTTCGACCACAATATGGGTCTCACTATCCCTTGTGAGGAAGTAGCTTTCAAATCTCTCATCACTTCTATGCTTCAATCAACatatatttag
- the LOC104756328 gene encoding filament-like plant protein 4 has product MDRKSWPWKKKSSEKAATVTEVLDQENGKKPNYIQISFDQYSNLNGLKDEVKNYEEKVTKLEDQIKDLDLKLSTANADITAKEVLVKQHSKVAEEAVTGWEKAEAEASALKTHLETVTLAKLTVEDRAAHLDGALKECMRQIRSLKEENEQKLHDVISTKTNQMDNLRAEFESRIGDYDQELLRCGAENDALSRSLQERSNMLMRISEEKSQAESEIEHLKNNIESCEREINTLKYETHVITKELEIRNEEKNMSMRSAEAANKQHLEGVKKIAKLEAECQRLRTLVRKKLPGPAALAQMKMEVESLGRDYGQQDHRQRRSPARPSSPLMSPMSHMSQVSEFSLDNMQKFHKENDLLTERLLAMEEETKMLKEALAKRNSELQVSRNLCAKTSNRLQALEAQVMSKSPTKRGFEMPAEIFSRQNASNPPSMASMSEDGNEDARSIAGSLMSEFSQSNKNNGKIKKTESANQLELMDDFLEMEKLACLPNGSNANGSADHSSADSDGSEIQPATQLKKRISNVLQSLPKDAAFEKILAEIRCAVEDAGVKLPSKCNGPNVNGLTEEKEIAVSNETTEENVSVAEVIITQELADALSQILQFVTYLSKEATACSENRTFSQKVQDFSVTFDRVLGKEKTLVDFLFDLSRVLVEASELKIDVLGYHSSTVEIHSPDCIDKVALPENKALQKESSGEHYQNGGCSQSSDSEIPDDCNGTSGYEPKLAAASKFTLEEFEGLRLEKQKAETNLASCEADLEATKTKLQETEQILAEVKSELDLAQKSSGMAETQLKCMVESYRSLETRSSELEIELTSLKGKIENLEDELQDEKEHHQEALAKCQELEEQLQRNNQNCSVTEDDPKSKQDNELAAAAEKLAECQETILLLGKQLKSMCPQTEQVASSPSQEQALNPEEDEYVTSTNPQDNKLSSPSEKETSPMKSPVGSKHRHTKSNSSSSSSGLTPEKHSRGFSRFFSTKAK; this is encoded by the exons atggatcgtAAGAGTTGGCCATGGAAAAAGAAATCCTCTGAGAAAGCAGCTACTGTTACTGAGGTTCTTGATCAG GAAAATGGGAAGAAGCCAAACTACATCCAGATCTCATTTGATCAATACTCAAATCTGAATGGTTTAAAAGATGAAGTTAAAAACTATGAAGAAAAAGTTACAAAGCTTGAAGATCAGATCAAGGATTTGGATTTGAAGCTATCTACAGCTAATGCAGATATTACAGCCAAGGAGGTTTTAGTGAAACAACACTCCAAAGTTGCTGAAGAAGCTGTCACAG GCTGGGAAaaagctgaagctgaagcttCTGCTTTGAAAACTCATCTCGAGACAGTTACCCTCGCGAAGCTCACTGTGGAAGATCGAGCAGCACATTTAGATGGAGCGTTAAAGGAGTGTATGAGGCAGATAAGGAGtttaaaagaagagaatgaacAGAAGCTGCATGATGTTATCTCTACTAAAACCAACCAAATGGACAATCTTAGAGCTGAGTTTGAGTCTAGGATTGGCGATTACGATCAAGAACTGCTTCGTTGTGGAGCTGAGAATGATGCTCTCTCGAGATCATTGCAAGAGCGTTCAAACATGCTTATGAGGATAAGTGAAGAGAAGTCTCAAGCAGAGTCTGAGATTGAGCATCTTAAGAACAATATAGAGTCTTGTGAAAGGGAGATAAACACTCTCAAGTATGAAACTCATGTGATTACCAAAGAGTTGGAGATACGAAACGAAGAAAAGAATATGAGTATGAGGTCTGCAGAAGCAGCAAACAAGCAGCATTTGGAAGGTGTGAAGAAAATTGCAAAGTTGGAAGCCGAGTGTCAAAGATTACGTACTCTGGTGAGAAAGAAACTTCCGGGTCCTGCAGCACTTGCACAGATGAAAATGGAGGTTGAGAGTTTAGGCAGAGACTATGGACAACAAGATCATAGACAAAGAAGGTCACCGGCCAGACCTTCTAGTCCTCTTATGTCTCCAATGTCACACATGTCTCAGGTTTCAGAGTTCTCCCTTGACAATATGCAAAAGTTCCATAAAGAAAACGATTTGCTGACAGAGCGGTTACTTGCTAtggaagaagagacaaagatgCTGAAAGAAGCTTTGGCAAAGCGTAACAGCGAGCTTCAAGTGTCTAGAAACCTCTGTGCTAAGACATCAAACAGGCTTCAAGCCTTGGAAGCTCAAGTCATGAGTAAAAGTCCAACCAAGCGCGGTTTTGAAATGCCTGCTGAGATCTTCTCTCGTCAAAATGCTAGTAACCCTCCTAGTATGGCTTCAATGTCTGAGGATGGAAACGAAGATGCTAGAAGCATTGCTGGCTCTTTGATGTCTGAATTTTCTCAATCCAATAAAAACAATGGGAAGATTAAGAAGACCGAGAGTGCTAACCAGTTGGAGCTTATGGATGATTTTCTTGAAATGGAAAAGCTCGCTTGTCTACCAAATGGCTCAAACGCAAATGGTTCAGCGGATCACTCTAGTGCTGACTCTGATGGTTCAGAGATTCAACCAGCTACGCAACTGAAGAAAAGAATCTCCAATGTGCTTCAGTCTCTCCCCAAAGATGCTGCATTTGAGAAGATTTTGGCAGAGATACGATGTGCAGTTGAAGATGCAGGTGTTAAGCTACCTTCTAAATGTAATGGACCTAATGTAAACGGTCTTACAGAAGAAAAGGAGATAGCCGTGTCAAATGAGACCACAGAGGAAAACGTTAGCGTGGCAGAGGTAATAATAACTCAAGAACTGGCTGATGCTCTTTCTCAGATACTCCAGTTTGTTACCTATCTTTCAAAGGAAGCAACGGCGTGTTCTGAAAACAGAACGTTCTCCCAAAAGGTTCAAGACTTCTCTGTCACATTCGACAGAGTCTTGGGTAAGGAGAAGACTTTGGTCGATTTCTTGTTCGATCTTTCACGAGTTTTAGTCGAAGCTAGTGAACTAAAGATCGATGTGCTGGGGTATCACTCATCCACAGTGGAGATTCACAGTCCAGACTGCATCGATAAAGTCGCTTTACCGGAAAACAAAGCACTTCAGAAAGAGTCATCAGGTGAACATTACCAGAATGGTGGTTGCTCTCAGAGCTCTGATTCCGAGATCCCAGATGATTGTAACGGTACATCTGGCTACGAACCTAAGCTTGCAGCAGCTAGTAAGTTTACGTTAGAAGAGTTTGAAGGGTTGAGACTCGAGAAACAAAAAGCAGAGACTAATCTTGCAAGCTGTGAAGCAGATCTTGAAGCAACCAAGACCAAACtacaagaaacagagcaaattcTTGCAGAAGTCAAATCAGAGTTGGATTTAGCTCAGAAGTCTAGTGGCATGGCTGAGACTCAGCTTAAATGCATGGTGGAATCATATCGATCTCTTGAAACTAGATCATCCGAGCTCGAAATAGAGTTGACTTCTCTTAAAGGCAAGATCGAAAACTTAGAAGATGAGCTTCAAGACGAAAAGGAACATCACCAAGAAGCTTTAGCCAAATGCCAAGAACTCGAGGAGCAATTACAAAG GAACAACCAAAATTGTTCAGTAACCGAAGATGATCCTAAAAGCAAACAG GACAATGAATTAGCGGCTGCTGCAGAGAAGCTAGCAGAGTGTCAAGAGACTATATTACTTCTGGGGAAGCAACTCAAATCCATGTGTCCTCAAACAGAACAGGTTGCTTCTTCCCCAAGCCAAGAACAAGCCCTAAACCCAGAAGAAGACGAATACGTAACTTCGACAAATCCTCAAGACAACAAATTGAGTTCGCCTTCAGAGAAGGAAACATCCCCAATGAAATCTCCGGTAGGGTCGAAACACAGACACACTAagtcaaactcatcatcatcctcatcaggACTTACTCCTGAGAAACACTCTAGAGGATTCAGCAGGTTCTTCTCCACTAAAGctaagtaa